GGCCGCGGCGGAGAACTACTTCGCCAAGAACGTCGAAGAGCTCTCCCTGGCCGAGTGCGCCATGCTCGCCGGCCTTCCCCAGGCCCCCAGCCGCTACTCCCCCTACCGCCACTACGAGCGGGCCAGGGACCGCCAGCGCTACGTCCTCGACCGCATGCTGGAAGAGGGCTACCTCGCCGCCGAGGAGGCGGAGGCCGCCCTCGCCGAGGAGCTGACCATCCACCCCCGGACCAACGCCCACATCGCCGGGGCGGCCTACTTCACCGAGCAGGTGCGGAGGCACCTCGAGACGACCTACGGGGAGGAGCAGCTCTACACCGGGTGCCTCGAGGTCCACACCACCATGAACCTGGCCATGCAGCAGGCGGCCCAGGCCGCGGTGCGGGACAACCTCCACAACCACGACAAGCGCCAGGGATACCGCGGGCCGCAGCGGGTCCTGCCTCCGGAGGAGGTCGAACCCTTCCTGCTGAAACAGCAGGCCCGGCTCGAGAAGGCCCTCTCCCTGCCCGGCACCCTGATCGAGGGCGTCCTCTCCGGCGGCGACGCGGGGCACCTCGAGGTGCGGGTCGGCTCCCTGCGGGGCGAGATCCCCCTGTCCAAGAAGCACTGGGCCGGACCGATCACGGTCCTCCCGGCGGGAACGCCCCCTCGGGACCGGGCCGAAAGCGGCCGGACCGAACTGCCGATCGGCTCCGTGCTGCTGGTCAAGCTCGAGGAGGAGCGGGAGGACGGCTCCCTCCTCCTCTCCCTGGAGCAGCGCCCCGAGGCTCAGGGGGCCATGGTGGCCCTCGCCCCGGGCACCGGCGAGGTCAAGGCCATGGTCGGCGGCTACGATTTCGGCGAGAGCCAGTTCAACCGGGTCCTGCAGGCCCGCCGTCTTCCCGGCTCGGCGATCAAGCCGATCATCTACGCCGCCGCCCTCGACAAGGGGTACACCCCGGCCACCATCATCCTCGACACCCCCCTGATCTACAAGGAGAAGAAGGAGAGCGGGGAGGAGACCGAGTGGAAGCCGAAGAACTACGGCAAGAAGTTCTACGGCCCCACCCCCCTGCGCAAGGCCCTCGCCAAATCGTACAACGTCATCACCATCAAGATCCTCGAAGACATCGGGGTCGGCTACGCGGCCAACTACGCCCGCAAGCTCGGCATCACCTCTCCCATCGCCCGGGACCTGACCCTGGCCCTCGGCTCCTCGGCCCTCACCCCCCTCGAGCTGGCCACCGCCTACGCCGTCTTCGCCAACGGCGGGGTCCGGGTCACCCCCAGCTATATCACCCGGGTCCTCGACCGCGACGGGCGGGTCCTCGAGTCGGTCGACCCCGGCGACTTCCCCGGAGGGCCCGAAGAGGGGCAGCGCCTAGTGCAGCTGCCTGCGGAGCGGGTCATCTCCCCGGAGACCGCCTACCTCGTCACCAATCTCATGGAAAGCGTCGTCCGCCACGGCACCGGCTGGCGGGCCAAGGCCCTCGGTCGTCCG
This genomic window from Desulfuromonas sp. contains:
- a CDS encoding PBP1A family penicillin-binding protein encodes the protein MSLLPLSKTLRIALAAGAALALAGVVTLIGVYLYVASTLPRVDTLADYRPPIVTRVLSGDGAVIAEFSRERRIVVPVTRLPERLIQAFVAAEDAHFFEHRGIDLISILRAALKNLKAGGIVQGGSTITQQVAKSLLLTPEKKFSRKFKEAILARRMERSLSKEEILFLYLNQIYLGHGAYGVQAAAENYFAKNVEELSLAECAMLAGLPQAPSRYSPYRHYERARDRQRYVLDRMLEEGYLAAEEAEAALAEELTIHPRTNAHIAGAAYFTEQVRRHLETTYGEEQLYTGCLEVHTTMNLAMQQAAQAAVRDNLHNHDKRQGYRGPQRVLPPEEVEPFLLKQQARLEKALSLPGTLIEGVLSGGDAGHLEVRVGSLRGEIPLSKKHWAGPITVLPAGTPPRDRAESGRTELPIGSVLLVKLEEEREDGSLLLSLEQRPEAQGAMVALAPGTGEVKAMVGGYDFGESQFNRVLQARRLPGSAIKPIIYAAALDKGYTPATIILDTPLIYKEKKESGEETEWKPKNYGKKFYGPTPLRKALAKSYNVITIKILEDIGVGYAANYARKLGITSPIARDLTLALGSSALTPLELATAYAVFANGGVRVTPSYITRVLDRDGRVLESVDPGDFPGGPEEGQRLVQLPAERVISPETAYLVTNLMESVVRHGTGWRAKALGRPVAGKTGTTNDLKDAWFAGFVPQLATVSWIGYDQERPLGKKETGSKAAAPAWVAFMKEATEDLPPIHFPVPDAIEFRPVDTETGLLTPEDNLEASIEVFAPGTAPTRYALDEKRPQAVDFFKLDLEEN